TCCTTTGGAAGAGGTATAATTATCTATGGACTAGGAATATACATGAATGTTAATTAGGTATGGATAGGTATACACAAACCTGAAAAGCAGAGTGGTCGTGCTGGCCCTGCTTTAGCCCCCTCAGAGTCCTATTTGACTTTCCACCTATTAAATCtatattaaatttgttatcttttgctcaattttatatttgttctcatctcattttaaaaaatctccCACTATCTACATCATGGGATCATGATCTTTTGCTCTTATTTCTCTGTCATGATCTGCTTTACTTTTGTTCTCCATACGCcacctcattaaaatttatctaagagatttaaaagttgacacatcaatctgaaaataaaatctcaatttactcctaataaaaaaagaaaagaaaacactaaTACTCAACTAACGGtgtcttcttctctttttttctcttccttacGTTCtggccttttttttaattcttcatGTCTCTGCCCATATCCATTGTTTGATGAGTGTGGTTCTAGTTTCCAGAGAAAAGATTCCTTATAACGAACCCTAATAtccattttttctcttccttacGTTCTAGCCCGACCCAATAACGAACCCTAAGCCTCATAATCCaagtacttttgtttttgctatAATGGAAAATCATTGGCCTAACTTATCCCTAATTTATTTCCCCATCTACCTCATTTGGGCTACACCCTAGGGCTTATGATCAAAGTACTTCTAACTAGCACTTAAAAGCCATCTTTGTCCGTGGCCAATAACCTTCTCATATCCGTGGTCAACTAGGCTCATTAAATACTGTTTAAATGGTCCATAAAAATGGGGGCTAATATTGAAATTGTGTAAGGCACTAGTTTTATCTTCGAACACGCGATCTATCTAAGCACAAGTAAAACGATTTTGTAATGGTTCATGGATATCGATCATCCTTGCAAGtactaatttttaaaattttttttaatacaagtgatagtctaaactataaggGGGTGAgggttttctcacacacacacactatcaaaATACTATGAGAGTTTGGACCTGAAATCACTGGTATGCAAGTTAAGGCAATTTTCCACTGTACCATGTAGACGAGccaaatacaatttttttttaaggaaaaatgAATGGGAATTGAATGGGAATGTTTGTGATTCGTTTTTAATCTTTGGGAAGAACTGAAGCCAAAATAGCTGAAAAGTCAAAATTGTTCTCATTGTATCAAAAAGTTAGATAGAGGCTGCATATCCAATGCCAAATGCAGCCTTCAAAACTAATtagtatgtatatatgtatgtactCTATTACTAATGAGTTTGAAATTGTTCTCATTGCAGCTGAACTACAAGgaataatttgaattcaatTGTATGCAAATCGACTTTGCCCTCCAAAGGTGGTCTTTGTTGCCATAACTTTAAGGTACACTGGCtctaaatatttaatataaaaaggtcTAGAATGGGGCGCCTAATTCAAAATGCCCCTTAtgaaaaggaaatatttttttccacCATTTTAATTTAAGGTGCActcttattattattctcGCCACTTGGCATGTGTCTGTTGACATAATCATAGTTAATTCATTGCTTTATATTTATGGATCTATATGGTTATACCTGTGGACATATCAAACAatatgggtagaatattttcaaatctatttcattttttgaaaggagatatttataatacaaggtTACAAACCCTAGTCGAGTTATACTAGGAAATAAGACAAAACCTAATTACATAATATCtatacaaaaaggaaataaataaaatcctaatagaataagaaagaaatatccTAATATGACTAGGATAtctcgccaacactccccctcaagttggaacAAAGACGTCACgcatgcccaacttgtcaagcAAGTTGTGGAAGATACTAGTAGAAACAGCCTTCGTAAAGACATCTATCTGCTAACTGATACTCAGAACTGATGAATGGGAAGGAAACAATCTCCGCAtccaacttttctttaatgaaatttagatCAACCTCCACATGCTTTGTACGATCATGTTGTACAGGGTTATgagcaattgcaattgcagccTTATTATTGCAATATAAATCCATAGGCTTCTTAGTTCCAAAGTCAAGATCTCTCAATAATCTCCTCAACCACAGTAACTCACATACACTATGGGCCATTCCAAGATACTCGGCCTCAACACTAGATCGAGACACcatcttttgtttcttgcttctccaagTAACAAGATTACCACCAACAAACGTAAAATACCTAGACATAGAACGCCTATCAGTAGCTGAATTgcccaatcagcatctgtGTATCCTTCCACATATGTATGACCATACTTGGAAAACATTAACCCCTTGCCAGGAGTTACTTTGAGATATCTCTAAATACGCGTCGCAGCTCCCATATGATCTTCACTAGGTGAGTGCATAAAATGACTCACTACACTTACAGCATACGCAATGTCAGGACATGTATGAGCTAAATAAATTAGTTTCCCCACAAGTCATTGATAGCGCTCCTTATCAGTAGGAACTTGATCAGGATATAACCCCAACTTATGATTCTGTTCACTAGGAGTATCAATTGGTTTACAATCCAACATTCCAGTTTCTGCAAGTAAATCTAAAacatacttcctttgagacaagaaaatatcatgCTTAGATCTGGCCACTTCAATCCCGATAAAGTACTTTAAGTCACCTAATgatttcatctcaaattcggacgccaaatatttctggaaatTCTGTATTTCTGCCTGATCATCTCCAGttacaatcatatcatcaacataaattattaaagctgtcaatttacctttgcAACGCTTCAGAAATAAAGTATGATCCAAATTACTTTGTACATACCCAGACTTCCTCATAGATGCAGCAAACCTCCCAAACCAAGCTCTTGGAGACTGCTTTAATCCATATAAGGATTTCCGTAGTTTGCACACCATACCCTCCTTAGAGGTTACAGGGATACCTGGCGGAGGATCCatgtatatttcttccttgaggtcaCCATGGAGGAAtgcatttttgacatcaaatTGTAATAGAGGCCAATCATGATTAGCAGCCAAGGACAAGAGTACGAGCACAGTATTGAGCTTTGCTACTGGAGCAAAAGTCTCCGTGTAATCCACTCTATAGGTCTGAGTATAACCTTTTGCTATCAATCTTGCCTTGTAACGATCAATGGAACCATCAGCCTTGTGCTTCagagtaaacacccatctgcaCCCAACtgcctttttttccttttggtaaaaGGACTAGCTCCCAAGTGGCATTCTTGTTTAAGGCTTCCATCTCAACATGCATTACATCTACCCATTTAGGGTTTGATAGAGCATCCTGCAACTTAGTTGGCACACATACACtagataattgacacaaatatgatGCATATGACTTAGACAGACAATGAGTTGACACATAATGGTTAATGGGGTATTTAGATTTGGCATGTATATGAGGGGAATATTGCACTTTAGGTTTACCACGAGTAGTGCGTGGGGGTAATAGATAAGTAAACACATCATTAGAAAGTACCTTATCATCATCACGAGTTGATTGGGACAGTGGCAGGGCAGAGGGGGGTCTTATATCGATCTCATCTTCACAGGAGTCACCGATATCACTGTTACATTCTACTGGCAAAGGGCAAATCTCATCAAGAAATTCAACTGGCGACCGGTCGGTTTTGCACAGATTGTTGTTTCGACGACACTTGGCGACCGGTCGTCACCTTCTTGGTGACCAGTCGGTTTTGCACAGATTGTCTTTTTCACGCAGTCATCAAGCATCGTACTAGGCGACCAGTCGTCACCTTCTGGACGATCGGTCGATTTGCACAGATTGCTTGTGAAGCCTCTGTACATTCAAGATTTTCCATTCCGAAATTCTTCAATTCACTCCCCCTCTCCCCCTGAATtggagaggaggaagagacaTAATACGGTACTTCTTCATGAAAGGTGACATCCAAAGTAACATGTAACTTCTGTGAAGGAGTGTGGTAGCACTTGTAACTCTTCTGAATAGCCAATGAAGACACAGTGGAGAGCACATGGGTCAAGTTTACTCTGTTGATGGGAGTAGACATGAACATAAGCAACACACCCAAACACCTTCAGAGGTAGCTTAGAGACCGAAACCGGAGGAGTATGGGCACATAATACATCAAGCGGAGTCTTGAAATCCAGAACCCGACTAGGAGTACGATTAATCAAATAAGCAGTGGCCAAAACACCATGTCCCCAAAGATAGTGAGGAACAGACATATCCAACATAAGGGAGCGAGCAACTTCAAGTAACTAATGATTCTTACGTTCAGACACACCATTCTGTTGAGAAGTGGATGGAGTGGTAGTTTGATGAATGATACCTTGATCACGGAAGAACTGGGTCAAGGTATGATTCACTTATTCACCTCCGTTATCAGTTCGAAATACTTTAACACTGGCATGAAACTGAGTAGACATCATAGCACAGAAAACAGGAAGAATAGAGGCAACATCATGTTTATGCTTCATCAGATATACCTATGTTAAGCGAGTGTAGTCATCAATGACTGTGACAAACTAATAGAAACCATGAGAAGTCACACGGGCAGGGCCCCATACATCAGAATGTACTAACTCAAAAGGCAATGCAGCTTTATTATTACTCAAGGGAAAAACAGTACGGTGTCTCTTGGCCATTACACAAGTCTCACTTTTGAAGCTAAACTCATCACACGAACTAAATAATGAAGGAAACAAATGCTTAAGATAACCAAATGACGAATGTCCTAAGTCACGATGCCACAGCCAAAGTTGTTGCTTGTCTTTGACACTGCCACCCTGGACTTTATTAGTGACACACCTACGAACTGCTGCAACCGGTAACTGTAAGTAATACAACCTCCCTATCCGTTTACCATGCCCAATCTTCTCGTGAGTCTTGAGatcctggaaaaaataatgggTAGAATAGAAAGTAGCAGAAGCGTTAAGTGTATCAAGTAAACGCCCAACAGACAACAAATTGCAACGAATATTTGGAACCAAAAGAGCATGGGACAGAGGTAAAGAAGAAGTGAGGTGGATGGTATCTTCACCGGTAACTGAGGAAGGTAAACCATTAGCACTAGTAATATAGGGGTCACGAGGGTTACGAGACAACTCATCAAACATATTACCATCATAAGTCATATGATCAGAAGCACCAATGTCAATTATCCAAGTATTAGAGCCCATACTTGGCATGGTATCGAAAGCACATAGATTGTAGACGGGGCCAGAGGACGGGTCTGATCTTGAGTCATAGTGCAAGCGGCCTTGGAACCGTACATACGAGCTTTGTAGTCAACAAACCAATCGGGGTAACCATGCTCCTTAAAGCACTTCTCAGAATAGTGATTCCCATTACAATCACGGCATTTAGGAGGATCGTCAAGAGAGCTATGGGTAGAGCCAGTAGGACGCGACCCAGCAGAAGGAGAAAATTTTCTGGATGAAGAACGACTGTTCGCGTCGTACTGGGCAATCGGCCTTTGACGTGCTGGGTTGACTTTGAGGGCCATGGAACCTCCTCCAAGCATAGCGGACTGACGGGTATCTTCCTCCATGACCATGGCATAAGCCTCGAGAAGAGGAGGGAGAGGACTAAGAGCAAGGATACGGCTACGGACACCATCATATGGTGGATCAAGTCCTCcaagaaaatcataaactCAATCGGCTTCAAGTTCTTTCAGACGACAAGCCCCATCATCGGCACAACTATATTCATGTGGACGCAGACAATCAATCTCTTGCCATATAGCATGGAGTTTTTCGTAGAACACTTTGATAGATTCACCATTCTGACACGTAAGGATGGACTGCCACCGAAGATGAAACAGACGAGAACTATTCTGAGTCACAGTATAACTCTTCCGAGCGGCTCCCAGATATCATAAGCAGTAGCACCATGTTCAAACAAGGCACGAACTGGCTTAGTCATGGAATTGAGAAGCCATGACTGCACCAGGCAATTATCTTCTTCCCATTCGGCATAGGCAGCAGAATCTGAAGACGAAGCAGGCTTCTTCCCATTGATCCAACTTGCCACACGACGACTAGTAATTGTAATACGCGCACCACGAGACCAAGAGGCATAATTGGAGCCATCCAATTTGTAAGAATTAATCGGGGTAGAGTAATCACACCAGGGACATTCCTCCTTTGTTGCAGATGCACTAGCACTTACCACGATTTTGGAATCATCACCCATGATAGCagtgaaaaaaaacaacacgAAGTAGATACGACAAACACAGCACAGGCACAGACACAAGGACCCTAAAAGAAATTAGGGCACACAGTAGAACACGAGTGGGCACAACACACACAGGTCGCCAGAAAGTCAGCTCTGATACtaagtcaaacaatatgggtagaatattttcagatcTATTTCATTCTCCGaaaggaggtatttataatacaaggtTACAAACCCTAGTAGGGTTATACTAGGAAATAAGACAAAACCTAATTGCACAATATCtatacaaaaaggaaataaataaaatcctaatagaataagaaagaaatatccTAATATGACTAGGATGTCTCACCAACAGACATGTCACACGTGTCAAATGTTAAGAATGGTGGTAAGGGTACACTTTGGGTTAAAATGGTGAGAAAAAATTATCCCCTTATGAAAACTAtccaaggaaataaataagggTACGGTATAATTGACGTTTCATAGTTATCATGATCGAGAAAGTTATCTTAACAATGCAAGAATACCTTACATCTTATTAAAAATATTCAGTACATTAGGTTAGAACCCtacataactttttttttggttggataGAATCTTGGATAACTTAGCATTTGCAAATTTTAcatgcattatatataaaccaaACTACAggctttaaatttataattaattaattaccgttaattatttgaaattttaattacaaaactacTTATTTTTCTGTATAAATAAGGATTCTTTACTAATATACAGCCAGACACCTTTTATAGATCAAGTTTGCATAATTGGGTTTGGGTATTAAGATCTAAAACTACACAAAACTGAACCgtttgtaattttaaattgatcaTATGATTGATGTGCAACTACAGTGCAATAGCAGTGGTTATGTATAGTAAACAATGTATATTGTTGTTCATTTTGGAATACTTCTACACTTTTGCTCATATGTGTTGGAATTGGCATAAAATCAATTTGTGCCTAAACTAGAATAGGGATCAGTTTAATAAAATCTCCCACTATTTGTTCTCAACTTATATTAGAGAGATTTTTAACGtagtttctaacatggctttGACAGGGGCAGTCACCGAAGAACATCTCAGGATGAAAGTCTTTTCTTACACATTGAAAGATAAAGCAAAGACATGGCTAAACTCCTTACGGCTTGGATTATTGACTAGCTAGACATAGGTTCAGAACAAGTTCTTAGAGAAGTTCTTTTCGACTCAGAAAACTAATGCACTAAGAGATAAAATCATGCAATTCAGTCAACCGGCCGATGAGTCATTTTTAGAAGCTTGGGAACAATTCAATAAGTTTTTAATACAATGTCCTCACCGTGGTTTACCTATTCTAGTTCTCATGCATATTTTTTACAAGGCACAAACCGTTTTAAGTAAGGCTGCAGTGAATAAGTATGTAGGTGGATCTATTAAGAATAAGAAGCCAACTGAATGTCAAACTTTGTTTGATATGCCAGGCATCGAAACACAGCATTCTGATACAAGAGGTAAGCGTGCCGGAATTTATGAAATTGGTAGCTCTAATGCTTTTGCTTCTAAAGAGCAGGTTGACGTTATAACCAGTAATTTGGACGCCTTGCTTTCTATGAATGGGAGAGCACCAACACAAGAGATTTGCTCTATTTGTGCTGTTCCCGGCCATGCCACCATATCTTGTCCTCATGGGGTTGATTTTCCAGATTTTTTGCAAGAACAAGCCAACATGGTGAATACCTATAGATGCCCCGGCAATGATCCATTCTCCAACACATACAATTCGGATGGCAAAGGCACCCCAATTTATCTTGGAGCAATAATTAGAATGTGCAAAGACCACCATTGGGATTTCAAccacaagagaagaaaaataacttGGAAGACATAATCGCACAGCTCGCCACAAATACAAATCAATTCATGAGTAAGACTGAGACGACCCTACAAAATCACACCTCTTCCATCAGAAATTTAGAAGTTCAAATGGGTCAATTGGCTAATGCACTCACactaagagagagaggactTTTGCGGAGCCAACCCGAGGTTAATCCAAAAATTCAAGAACATGTGAAGGCCATCACAATTTGAAATGGGAGACCCATAAAAATTGCTGTAGATTTAGACGCAGAAATGCAGCAGCAACATTTGAAAACTACGGAAAAATCAGCTGAAAATAGCCCACCTGTAGCCGGACCACCCCAACGTTCCGTCGTGACCTCCACCGGAAATTCAGCAAAAAATAAGCAACCACCATCCAAAAATCTCACTCCAAAATCCTACGTTCCGCCAATTCCTTTTCCGCAACGCCTGAAGAAAAATAAGCAGGATGTACAGTTTTCCAAATGTCTTgaaattttcaagaaattgcCAATTACCGTTCCATTTAGTGAAGCACTAGAGCAAATGTCGAGCTATGGAAAGTTCCTCAAGGACACCTTAAGCAAAAAGAGACGTTTGGAAGATACAGAGATGGTGGAATTGACGGAGGAGTGTAGCGCAGCAATACAAAGGCAACTACCACCCAAGCGAAAGGATCTAGGGAGGTTTTCTATTCCTTGCACCATTGGAACTATTTCTTTTCAAAGAGCATTGTGTGATCTAGGTTTTAGTATTAAATTGAATGCCTTTGTCTGTAGCTAAAAGAATTCGTTTGggaaaaattaagaaaactaATATTTCTTTGCAGATGGCTGATAGATCACTTACATATCCTCACGGCATTCTTGAAGATGTTCTAGTGAAGGTGGATCACTTCATATTCCCAGCTGATTTCATAGTTTTGGATATGGAAGAAGATGTCGACACTCCAAGTATTTTAGGCCGCCCATTCCTCATTACAGGAAGAATGATAATTGACGTAGAAAAAGGTTCTTTGATCCTACGAGATGCCAATCAAGAGGTGGAATTCAAAGTTTTTGATGCAACCAAGTACTCCATTGATTTGGAGTATTGTTTCCATTTAAAAGCAGTAGATCAGGTTGTTCGACCACAATTCATAGCGGACTACCCAAAATATCCATTAAAAGCAAGTTTGGTTCATGAGATAGAGGTAGGAGAAGAGCCACATGCGCTCGAAATGGTGAACACATTGGAAACCAAGGCCGTCCCAAGCAACATTGCCTCACCAACCCTCACTTTGAATAGATACTTGGAAGCAAATTTCAAATAACAAAAGGAGACCTTCGTTCTCCATGATCCTGGGTGATAATCATTCCAAAAGTCAGGCCAAGGACTATAAACCAAGCGCTTGTTGGGAGGCAACCCAACTAGGTACCTTTGttcctttcttttcaattttaattttaattttatttttcatccctCTATGCCTTCACTAATCATTACATGCATATAATTTAAACATTGAGGACAATGCTTAGTTTAGGTTTGGGGGTGtggatttttgttgtttttgttgttatttgagttttgagtcataaagggaaaacaaaaaacaaaaacaaaaagattttGTGTTCCAAAGAAAGGATTTTGTGTTTCAAAGAACATTtctcgatttttttttctagccCCAAGATGATTGCAACATATTGAAGATATGTTACAgaagttgttttggtcaaaagtaaattttttgcctctcttcttttttgatatttttcagGTAAATTTGAAGCCACCAACATGTTTAGAATGATTATTATGATGATTTGAAACAGGTTTGGGGGTCTCAAGTGGTTTACATGACGTTTTAGGAAGATTTGAAGCTAAAAAAGTGgcctaaaacccaaaaaggcTAGCTGTTATTTGCCCAtaaatttgaagatttttcgtCACAAAAGGGTTTTAAGGACGATtgttcataaaatatttcatcGCTAAAGGTTTTCAGCGACGGTGTTCATCAGATTTTTCGTTGCTAAAAGTCAATTTTCCAGAAATTGTATTGATTTCATTCCAAATCATTTCAAATCCATTCCATTTGCGATCAGAGATTTCTAAGAGCTATTCCAGGTGTGTCATCTTCCTTTTgatgaaatttcttttttcttaagcAATTAAGACTCATAAATTCATGCATATTTGtttacaaaattacaaaattcctttaacttttgaaaaaataaaaaattgttaaagCTTTTACTTTCTCTTACTAATAGTGGTGTATATGTAATGTTTGATCATATTTCTTTAACTAAAGTGTTACCTGATTTAATTGGGATTTATTTGATTCTTgccttaattagggatttaatttaaatcaaatccctaattacaCCAAGCTCGCCAAATCAgggaagaataattcctttccatcTGTGGAATTATTATTctaaaaccctagcctccgaggcACCTATAAATAGATGGCTACgcacaagggttgaggtacgtctaaATTTCTATATGAAACTGTGCAGAAATTATCTctcacaaaccctagccaccatactctttctctctctcacacaaggctacGGGCACTACACATGGCTCCGTCCACCCGGTTCTCACCCTAGAGAAATCTCCATCCTAttgttagctattgttttccttcaAACACTCAATCTAACTGAGACAttggagggcctttggccaacaccctccgagtgtggtcctcttattcCGATTTATTTTGCATGGAGAAAGAGAAGCGAAGAAGAAGACGGAATATTAGACGAATATTCTCGTAGGACGAAAATCGCTCCCACATAGAATTAAGCGCATTGATGCCAATACAAAGCATACCATTTGTAGAAATGACAGTGAAACCTTACAGTTTGCGGTTGATTACAAGATCTACCTTtgtttcatttatatatattccacaAGCAGCTGTTAGGaactttatttctttataaCTGATTACACAGTTACACATGTGCCAAGTGGCTGATATCATATGGGACAGCATCAGTAGGAAGTGTAGCTTTATATGCTCTTCGTCCTACAACAACATTCGAAATCTCAGTAGGATGGAAAGCATCCCAAAATGAATATTGGGTCCTGTTTTTGCATGGGGTACTGAAAGGGACACATAGGCCGGTCTCACTTTCCGCCTCACAGCATGGGGCATCTGAAACCATAGAACCTGAAATACAAAAGGGTTGATATATACTTGAATGTCCATTGTTAGTTTAATATCTTGAAAACAATATATACCAGCAGATGCAGCAGCACTGGATAATCCAATCCCAAAATAGTCTATGAAAGTGAACTTGGCATCGATCAGGTTGGTGTTAAGGTCAGTGACTAGTGATTTAAGCCTTTCGTTGAAAAGTTGGACTGCAGTGTTGATTTTAGCAGAGCATAATAAGGAGCTGATGTTTGTGCCACCGCACATATCCACTTCAAAGGGTGTAGACCCAATCGCACCTATCCCAAATAAGGCTATCTTTCTTGCCCCAGTTTTGTACAACCTCTAGCATCATCAGAAAAGCTCAGTAAGCTTTGTTCACTAAGTTTGTAGCAAAGTAATAACAATACAGTCAATTAGAATCAGGGTTTTTATCAAGAATGGTCCATGAAGTTGCTAAAACAAGGCAAAGTATAGCACAAGTCTCTTGCTCAACAAGGCTATATGCTCTCTTTTATGGAactcaaatgtgaaggagatGGCTTTGTTGGGCAAAAACGTGACTTTTCTTTTACACGGCGGTTAGCATTTCAAATTAACAGTTTGACAACGTAACATACCAAATTATCTGTCACTAAAaagaatattaattaatattggTGATAGTAGTGAAAGTTACTACTAACTCTTAGTTGCTCAGAAAACTCCTGAATAAGAACTCCTGCATATTGGTCTGGGGTATATTTGCGGCTTGTTGAGTATAACCTTGGCACGAAGTAGTTATTAATGTAGTCATTGGAGCCAATTCCAACTGTATATATGCACTTGCCCAGGTACTGCACAGCAGATGGACGATTATTTCTCATAAGGGAAGCAATCCGATTTACTGTGATTTGGTGATTCAGCAACTGCTGATTGAAGCTTATTCTGATTAACTGCAAAATAAAACATGGGGATCATATTACATATGGGGTAGGAGTTGCCCTTACACCTTTCGACTTTTCGGAAAATATATGCACAACGATTgcaggaaattttttttcatggatTTTAGAAAAAGTGTGATTTATTGCTAACAACCAtgcagatgaagaagaaaagtgcAATTCTGTAACTGCATCATATTTTggaccagaaaaaaa
The window above is part of the Prunus dulcis chromosome 1, ALMONDv2, whole genome shotgun sequence genome. Proteins encoded here:
- the LOC117629998 gene encoding GDSL esterase/lipase At5g45670-like is translated as MGRKIVRQLWVFTILLLVSINLCCNLVHGEPQVPCYFVFGDSLSDTGNNNGLLTLARVNYPPYGIDFPRGPTGRFSNGRNLVDVIAELLGFSHYIPPFATARGLKILEGVNYASGAAGIRDESGRNQLIRISFNQQLLNHQITVNRIASLMRNNRPSAVQYLGKCIYTVGIGSNDYINNYFVPRLYSTSRKYTPDQYAGVLIQEFSEQLRRLYKTGARKIALFGIGAIGSTPFEVDMCGGTNISSLLCSAKINTAVQLFNERLKSLVTDLNTNLIDAKFTFIDYFGIGLSSAAASAGSMVSDAPCCEAESETGLCVPFSTPCKNRTQYSFWDAFHPTEISNVVVGRRAYKATLPTDAVPYDISHLAHV